The proteins below come from a single Aegilops tauschii subsp. strangulata cultivar AL8/78 chromosome 6, Aet v6.0, whole genome shotgun sequence genomic window:
- the LOC109779704 gene encoding uncharacterized protein, whose amino-acid sequence MDGDSGLNIIYIGTLEAMGIMMTRLSKSNMQFHRVDFRSAYHAILGRPAYARFMARPCYVYLKLKMPGPRSVITITCNRKLAEECLQKGSQITDEQMAMAELDEYKKAADPSELLKSKKLTVESAFQSGGETKPVHIHPEDPNAAPTNISTTLDSK is encoded by the coding sequence ATGGACGGCGACAGCGGGCTTAACATCATCTACATCGGCACCTTAGAGGCGATGGGCATCATGATGACCCGGCTTAGCAAGAGCAACATGCAGTTCCATAGGGTAGACTTCAGAAGCGCTTACCACGCCATCCTGGGTAGGCCCGcctatgcacgtttcatggctcgtCCATGTTACGTGTATCTTAAACTCAAGATGCCAGGGCCTAGAAGCGTGATCACTATCACATGCAATCGGAAGTTGGCCgaagagtgcctccagaagggctcCCAGATCACTGATGAGCAGATGGCGATGGCCGAGTTGGACGAGTACAAGAAGGCAGCAGACCCGAGTGAACTTTTGAAGTCTAAGAAGCTGACTGTGGAATCCGCTTTCCAGTCAGGAGGGGAGACGAAGCCGGTGCACATCCATCCTGAGGACCCGAATGCTGCCCCGACCAACATCTCCACCaccctggacagcaaatag